ATGACAACATTATTTTCAAAAATCAAAGAAGTAACAGAACTTGCTGCGATCTCAGGTCATGAAGCACCTGTCCGTGCTTATCTTCGTGAAAAGTTGACACCGCACGTGGATGAAGTGGTGACAGATGGCTTGGGTGGTATTTTCGGAATTAAACATTCAGAAGCTGCGGATGCGCCGCGCGTCTTGGTCGCTTCTCACATGGATGAAGTTGGTTTTATGGTCAGCGATATTAAGCCAGATGGTACCTTCCGTGTGGTTGAAATTGGTGGTTGGAACCCCATGGTAGTCAGCAGCCAACGTTTCAAACTCTTTACTCGTGACGGTCGTGAAATTCCAGTAATCTCAGGATCAGTACCTCCACATTTGACTCGTGGTAAGGGTGGACCAACCATGCCAGCTATTGCAGATATCGTCTTTGATGGCGGTTTTGCGGACAAGGCTGAGGCAGAAAGTTTTGGAATCCGTCCTGGTGACACCATCGTACCAGATAGTTCTGCAATCTTGACAGCCAATGAAAAAAATATCATTTCAAAAGCTTGGGATAACCGTTACGGGGTTCTCATGGTGAGCGAGTTGGCAGAAGCTCTGTCAGGTCAAAAACTCGGAAATGAACTCTATCTTGGCTCTAACGTCCAAGAAGAGGTTGGTCTCCGTGGTGCTCATACTTCCACAACTAAATTTGATCCAGAAGTTTTCCTAGCAGTTGACTGTTCACCTGCTGGTGATGTTTATGGCGGTCAAGGCAAGATTGGGGATGGAACCTTGATTCGTTTCTACGATCCAGGACACTTGCTTCTCCCAGGAATGAAGGATTTCCTTTTGACAACGGCTGAGGAAGCTGGTATCAAGTACCAATACTACTGTGGTAAAGGCGGAACAGACGCTGGCGCAGCTCATCTGAAAAATGGTGGTGTCCCATCTACAACAATCGGTGTTTGCGCTCGTTATATCCATTCTCACCAAACCCTCTATGCAATGGATGACTTCTTAGAAGCTCAAGCTTTCTTGCAAGCCTTGGTGAAAAAATTGGATCGTTCAACAGTTGATTTGATTAAAAATTATTAAACCATAAGGGAGGTGGTAGGGATGGTAGAACCAAACCTAGAAAGCCTTATAAAAGATCTTTACAATCATGCTCGACATGATTTGAGTGAAGATTTAGTTGCTGCTCTCCTAGAGACTGCCAAAAAACTGCCTAGTACAAATGAGCAATTGTTAGCAGTTCGTCTCTCAGGACTGGTCAATCATGAATTGCTCCTAAATCCCAAACATCCGGCACCTGAGTTGCTCAACTTGGCTCGCTTTATCAAGAGAGAAGAAGCCAAGTACAGAGGAACTGCAGCTTCTGCGCTTATGTATGGGGAACTCTTTAAAATGCTTTGATTCCATTGTGGATCAAAGCATTTTTTATATGGTAGAAAAGCAATTCTTGGTTAGGAAAAGAAAAAAGCCATCCCATTTATACTCGTCGAAAATCAAATTCAAACCACGTCAACGTCGCCTTGCCGTACTCAAGTACAGCCTGTGGCTAGTTTCCTAGTTTGCTCTTTGATTTTCATTGAGTATTAGGATAGCTTCTTGGTTCTTAGATTTGTTCAGCGATGACCTTTTCAGCTAGATTCATAGCATGGTCTGATACACGAGTGTAGTGGGAAACAATATCGATAAAGTTGACCCCAGCTTGTGTTGAACACTCGCCCTTGTTGAGGCGTTTGATGTGGGTCTTTCTGAGAACACGTTCCATATTGTTGATTTCTTTATGGCGTTCAATCAGACTTTGAGCTTTTTCAATATCATTGTTTTCCACGCTATCAAGGGCATCCTTGATAAAGCCAGTGGTTTTTTGATAGATATCAGCCAATTCCTGCAAAGCAGCTTCAGAGAACTCAACGTTTTTACGTTGAAGGTAGTCGGTCAGATTGATTAGGGCTTCTGCGTGATCCCCAATCCGTTCCAAATCACGGGATGAATCCAGGATGTTTGTGAGCACTTCACTTTCTTTCTGGCTAAGGGCTTCACTTGAAAGAGTAATCAGGTAACGAGTCAATTTTTCATCAATGGTATTGATGGCTTCTTCTGTCTTGTGTCCTTTTTCAGCAACCTTTTCATTGAGGTCAATGATGTAGTTGTATGAAAGGTCAAAGGCTTTAGAAGCATAATTTCCCAAGTGAAGGAGTTCTTTTTTGGCATTTCCGAGAGCGATTGATGGAGCTTGTTTAATCAAATGCTCATCAAGATAAAGTGGCTCGTACTTGACAACTTCATCTTCACCAGGGATGAGCTTGGTTACAAAGTAAGCCAAGGCTCCGATGAATGGAAATTGTACAATGGTGTTACTTACGTTAAAGGCACCGTGAGAGAAGGCGATGGTCATCTCAGGTGAGAGGTGAAGGAGTGCTTGGAAGTACTCAATCATAGACGTAAATGGACCTAATAAGATTAAGCAAAGAACAGTCCCTAAAACGTTAAAGGTAACGTGGGTTGCAGCAACGCGTTTCGCAGAGACATTGGCTCCAGCTGCCGCGATGATAACGGTTAGAGTTGTCCCGATATTATCCCCGAAGAGAACTGGTAGAGAACCTTTAAGGTCAAGGAATCCACCTGCATAGAGACCTTGCAAAATCCCGATTGTCGCAGAAGAAGCTTGGATAAGAACGGTAATCACTGCACCGGCAAAAACTCCCAACACAGGATTTTGTCCCAAGGTTACCATATATTCCTTGAATTGTGGTAAATCTTTAAGCGGACTCATACCGGCACTGATGAGGTTGAGGGCATAGAAGATTCCCCCTACACCAAACAGGATGCGCCCGATATTGTTTGCTGTTCTATTTTTGGTAAAGAAGAGGAACATGGTTCCAAGGAAAATCAGGGGTAAAGCATACTCGCCAAGCTTGAAACCGATGATAAAGGAAGTAACAGTGGTTCCTATGTTGGCTCCCATGATAATTCCGATAGCCTGTCTAAGAGTTAGAAGACTAGCGCTGACCAGTCCAACCGTGATAACTGTAACCCCTGTACTTGACTGAATCAGGGCAGTTACGACAATCCCGACTAGAACACCTAAAAAGGGATTGCTAGTGTACTTGTCAATGTAAAAGCGAAGGCGATCTCCAGCAGCTTGTTGCAAACCGTCTCCCATGGTCTTGATACTATATAAAAATAGTCCTAGACCACCTAAAAAGTGAAATAAAATTTCCTGCCAATTGATGGACATTTCTTTTTCCTCCGAAAAATAATAACGGAATTTCTCCTATTCTATTTTAAAGGATAAAAGTAAATCTAACAAGTATTAAGCTAAGATTTTAGAAAGAAAATTCGTGAGAATGGATCTTAATTATATTAATTTTACCAATTTCTAACCTAGATATAGGCATTTCCTTTTATATATTGACATTTAAAAGAAATATCTTAAAATGAGGGAGGAATTATCTTGGTCCCTGTGATTGGGATAAAAATTTTATAAAGAAAGTTAAGCGCTTTCTTTTGTGCAACAAAATCAATCTTTTAGGAGGAGAAAATGAAGAATCCATTTTTTGAAAGACGTTGTCGTTACAGTATTCGTAAGTTATCAGTAGGAGCCTGCTCGCTGATGATTGGTGCTGTTTTATTTGCTGGTCCAGCCTTGGCTGAAGAAACTGCAGTTCCTGAAAATAGCGGAGCTAATACAGCGCTTGTTTCAGGAGAGAGTGGGCATCCAACTAGTGAAGCCGACAAGCAGAATGAAGGGGAACGTACTGGAGAAAACAAGCTAGAAAAGGCAGAAGGAGCAGAGACAGCATCTGAAACTGCTTCGCCAGCAAGCAATGAAGCTGCAACTACTGAAACCGCAGAAGCAGTAAGTATAGCTAAACCAGAGGAAAAAGCAAGTGAGGTGGCTGCAGAAACACCATCTGCCACATCAAAACCAAAGTCTGACAAGGAAACGGAAGCAAAGCCTGAAGCAACTAGCCAAGGAGATGAGTCTAAGCCAGCAGCAGAAGCTAATAAGACTGAAAAAGAAGTCCAGCCAGATGTCCCTAAAAATACAGAAAAAACATTAAAACCAAAGGAAATCAAATTTAATTCTTGGGAAGATTTGTTGAAATGGGAACCAGGAGCTCGTGAAGATGATGCTATTAACCGCGGGTCTGTCGCTCTCGCTTCACGTCGGACAGGTCATTTAGTCAATGAAAAAGCTAGCAAGGAAGCAAAAGTTCAAGCCCTATCCAACACCAATTCTAAAGCAAAAGACCACGCTTCTGTTGGTGGAGAAGAGTTCAAAGCTTATGCTTTTGACTATTGGCAATATCTAGATTCAATGGTCTTCTGGGAAGGTCTCGTACCAACTCCTGACATTATTGATGCAGGTCACCGTAACGGGGTTCCTGTATATGGTACACTTTTCTTCAACTGGTCTAATAGTATTGCAGATCAAGAAAGATTTGCTGAAGCTTTGAAGCAAGACCCAGATGGTAGCTTCCCAATTGCCCGTAAATTGGTGGATATGGCCAAGTATTATGGCTATGATGGCTATTTCATCAACCAAGAAACGACTGGGAATTTGGTTGAACCTCTTGGAGAAAAGATGCGCCAGTTTATGCTCTATACCAAGGAGTATGCTGCTAAGGTAAACCATCCAATCAAGTATTCTTGGTACGATGCTATGACCTATAACTATGGACGCTACCACCAAGATGGTTTGGGAGAATACAACTACCAATTCATGCAACCTGAAGGGGATAAGGTTCCAGCAGATAACTTCTTTGCTAACTTTAACTGGGATAAGGCTAAAAATGATTACACTATTGCAACTGCCAACTGGATTGGCCGTAATCCTTATGACGTATTTGCAGGTTTGGAATTGCAACAGGGTGGTTCCTACAAGACCAAGGTCAAATGGAATGACATTTTAGATGACAATGGGAAATTGCGACTTTCTCTTGGTTTGTTCGCCCCAGATACCATTACAAGTTTAGGAAAAACTGGTGAAGATTACCATAAGAATGAAGATATCTTCTTTACAGGTTATCAAGGAGACCCTACTGGTCAAAAACCAGCTGACAAAGATTGGTATGGTATTGCTAACCTAGTTGCGGACCGCACGCCAGCAGTAGGTCATACTTTTACTACTTCCTTTAATACAGGTCATGGGAGAAAATGGTTCGTAGATGGTAAGGTTTCTAAGGATTCTGAGTGGAATTACCGTTCAGTATCAGGTGTTCTTCCAACATGGCGCTGGTGGCAAAAATCAACTGGTGATAAGTTGAAAGCAAGCTATGATTTTGAAGATGCTTATAATGGTGGAACGTCTCTCAAATTTGCAGGGGATATTTCAGGTGCGACCAAGCAAGATGTGAATCTGTACTCTACTCGTTTGAAGGTGACAGATACAACTAAATTGCATGTTGCCCACAAAGGAGGCAAGGGTACCAAGGTTTATGTAGAATTTGCAACTAAGAAAGATTATACCTACGGTGATGAAGCTGCCCGTAAAGAATTGACAGTTTCAGATAACTGGACTACCGATGATTTTGATTTGAGTGCCTTGGCAGGTAAAACAATTTACGGTATTAAACTCTATTTTGAAAATGACAAAGACTTAAAAGGTTATCAATTTAACTTGGGGCAATTGACCATCAGCAATCATCAAGATGCTCCTCAGGCCCCAACCACAGTAGCTGTAGCCAAACAAGTCCTTAAAAATGCCCAAGAAGCGGAAGCAGTTGTGCAATTTAAAGGCAACAAGGATGCAGATTTCTATGAAGTTTACGAAAAAAATGGAGACAGCTGGAAATTACTAACTGGCTCATCTTCTACAACTATTTATCTACCAAAAGTTAGCCGCTCAGCAAGTGCTCAGGGTACAACTCAAGAACTGAAGGTTGTAGCAGTTGGTAAAAATGGGGTTCGTTCAGAAGCCGCCACCACAACCTTTGATTGGGGTATGACTGTCAAAGATACCAGTCTACCAAAACCACTAGCTGAAAATATCGTTCCAGGTGCAACAGTTATTGATAGTACTTTCCCTAAGACTGAAGGTGGAGAAGGTATTGAAGGTATGTTGAATGGTACCATTACCAGTCTGTCTGACAAGTGGTCTTCTGGACAATTAAGTGGTAGTGTGGATATTCGTTTGACCCAGCCACGTACAGTTGTTAGATGGGTGATGGACCATGCTGGAGCTGGTGGAGAATCTGTAAACGACGGTTTGATGAATACTAAAGACTTTGATCTTTATTATAAAGATGCGGATGGTCAATGGAAGTTAGCTAAGGAAGTTCGTGGCAATAAAGCCCATGTTACAGATATTACCCTTGATAAACCAATCACAGCTCAAGATTGGCGCTTGAATGTTGTCACTTCTGACAATGGAACTCCATGGAAGGCTATTCGTATCTATAACTGGAAAATGTATGAAAAGCTTGATACTGAAAGTATCAATATTCCAATGGCCAAGGCTGCGGCCCGTTCTCTAGGCAATAACAAGGTACAAGTTGGCTTTGCAGATGTACCAGCTGGAGCAACCATTACCGTTTATGATAATCCAAATTCTCAAGCTCCGCTTGCAACCTTGAAGAGCGAAGTTGGAGGAGACCTAGCAAGTGCACCATTGGATTTGACAAATCAATCTGGTCTTCTTTACTATCGTACCCAGTTGCCAGGCAAGGAAATTAGTAATGTCCTAGCAGTTTCCGTTCCAAAAGATGACAGAAGAATCAAGTCAGTCAGCCTAGAAACAGGACCTAAGAAAACAAGCTACACCGAAGGGGAGGATTTGGACCTTAGAGGAGGTGTTCTTCGAGTTCAGTATGAAGGTGGAGCTGAGGACGAACTTATTCGCCTAACTCACGCAGGTGTATCAGTATCAGGCTTCGATATGCATCATAAGGGAGAACAAAATCTTACTTTACAATATTTGGGGCAACCGGTACATGCTAATTTATCAGTGACTGTTACGAGTCAAGATGAAGCAAGTCCGAAAACTATTTTGGGAATTGAAGTAAGTCAGGAGCCGAAAAAAGATTACCTAGTTGGTGATAACTTAGACTTGTCTGAAGGACGCTTTGCAGTGGCTTATAGCAATGACACCATGGAAGAACATTCCTTTACTGATGAGGGAGTTGAAATTTCTGGTTACGATGCTCAAAAGACTGGTCGTCAAACCTTGACGCTTCGTTACCAAGGTCATGAAGTCAACTTTGATGTTTTGGTATCTCCAAAAGCAGCACTAAACGATGAGTACCTCAAACAAGAAATTACTGCTGTCCAAGGTCGTCAGTCAACGGTTGCTTACACCTTCTCTAGTGAAGACAAACAAGCGACGCTAGTAGAGAAGCTCAATGGAGCGAAAGCTGTTGCAGAAAATCATGGTGCCAGTCAGGAAGATGTTAATCAGGCTTTGAATGAATTGAAACAAGCAGGCGCAAACTTGGATGGCAATCAGCGTTACGAGGCTGCTAGGAAAGAATTAGAAGGCTTACTCGAATCCATCCGCGAAAAATATCCTAAATCAGAACTAATTGCGCAAGCAGAGGCTTTGTTGGTATCACAAGCACCAACTCCACAAGCTTTTGCGGACATGAAAGAACAGCTGAATAAGAAACTAGCTCCTGCAGCAGAAAGCCATCACGTTGGTAGCCAGGATCCAAATGAAGTAGCCCCAACAGTTGAAGCCCTCTCTGGACTAGTTGTGGAAATTGAAACAATTGCCTTCGAACACCAAGAACGTCTAACTCCAAATCTCCCAGTTGGTCAACGTCAACTTGTTCAAGCAGGGGTTGAGGGACAAATTCGTCGCTTGATTGAAGTAGATAGTCAAGGTAATCGTACTCTTCGCGCTACAGAAGTTTTGAAAGAAGCAAGTCCTGAAATCGTGGAAGTAGGTACTGGTCTCATCCCTGCCAATCCAGCGCCACAAACCACAGTCCTTCCAAAACCTACCAATCAACCGGCGTCTGACCAACAAAAGGCTCCTAAGTTGGAAGTCCAAGAGGAAAAGGTTGCCTTTGATCGTCAAGAACATGAAAATGCTGAGTTGCTAGTTGGGGAACAACGAGTCATCATACAGGGACGAGATGGTCTGTTAAGACATGTCTTTGAAGTTGATGAAAACGGTCAGCGTCGCCTTCGTTCAACAGAAGTCATCCAAGAGGCGATTCCAGAAATTGTTGAAATTGGTACAAAAGTACAAACAGAACCAGCAGCAGTGGTTACACAGGAAAAACCAGTCCAAAATACAGCAATTAAATCAGAAGAAGCAAGCACCCAATTGCCAAATACAGGTACTGCTGATGCCAATGAAGCCCTAATAGCAGGATTGACCAGTCTTGGTCTTGCTAGTTTAGCATTGACATTGAAACAGAAAAAAGAAGAGGAAGATTAAATATCGAAAAATCTTGTGAAATCTTTCCTTATATTTCCAAAGTGTGATATAATAGTTTCGAATAAAATAAATAAAGGGGTTTTTGTAACATGGCAAAACTTACTGTTAAAGACGTTGACTTGAAAGGTAAAAAAGTCCTCGTTCGTGTGGACTTCAACGTACCATTGAAAGATGGCGTAATCACTAACGACAACCGTATCACAGCAGCTCTTCCAACTATTAAGTACATCATCGAACAAGGTGGACGTGCAATTCTTTTCTCTCACCTTGGACGTGTGAAAGAAGAAGCTGATAAAGCTGGAAAATCACTTGCTCCTGTAGCAGCTGACTTGGCTGCTAAATTGGGTCAAGATGTTGTTTTCCCAGGTGTCACTCGTGGTGCTGAATTGGAAGCAGCTATCAACGCTCTTGAAGATGGACAAGTTCTTTTGGTTGAAAACACTCGTTACGAAGATGTTGATGGCAAGAAAGAATCTAAAAACGATCCTGAACTTGGTAAATACTGGGCATCACTTGGAGATGGTATTTTCGTAAACGATGCATTCGGTACAGCTCACCGTGCACACGCATCTAACGTTGGTATCTCAGCAAACGTTGAAAAAGCAGTTGCTGGTTTCCTTCTTGAAAACGAAATTGCCTACATCCAAGAAGCAGTTGAAGCTCCAGAACGTCCATTCGTGGCTATCCTTGGTGGTTCAAAAGTTTCAGACAAAATCGGTGTTATCGAAAACTTGCTTGAAAAAGCTGATAAAGTCCTTATCGGTGGTGGTATGACTTACACATTCTACAAAGCACAAGGTATCGAAATCGGTAACTCACTTGTAGAAGAAGACAAATTGGATGTTGCGAAAGCTCTTCTTGAAAAAGCAAACGGTAAATTGATCTTGCCAGTTGACTCAAAAGAAGCTAACGCATTTGCTGGTTACACTGAAGTACGTGACACTGAAGGTGAAGCAGTTTCTGAAGGCTTCCTTGGTCTTGACATCGGTCCAAAATCTATCGCTAAATTTGACGAAGCTTTGACTGGTGCCAAAACAGTTGTATGGAACGGACCTATGGGTGTGTTTGAAAACCCAGACTTCCAAGCTGGAACAATCGGTGTGATGGACGCTATCGTGAAACAACCAGGCGTTAAATCAATCATCGGTGGTGGTGACTCAGCTGCCGCAGCGATTAACCTTGGCCGTGCAGACAAGTTCTCATGGATCTCTACTGGTGGTGGAGCATCAATGGAACTTCTTGAAGGTAAAGTTCTTCCAGGTCTTGCAGCCTTGACAGAAAAATAAGATTTCATAAATGAATCAAAGAAGAGAGGGATGAAAGTTCCTCTTTTCTTTTGCTTGAAATAAAAACGCTTCCTCTCAACTATTACTCATAAAAATCACCGATTTATGATAAAATGGAAATAGAAAGTTGAGATTATGAGTTATTTTAAAAAATATAAATTCGATAAATCCCAGTTCAAACTTGGTATGCGAACTTTTAAAACAGGTATTGCTGTTTTTCTAGTTCTCTTAATTTTTGGCTTTTTTGGCTGGAAAGGTCTTCAAATCGGTGCTTTGACAGCCGTTTTTAGCTTGAGGGAGAGTTTTGATAAGAGTGTTCATTTTGGGACTTCGCGCATTCTAGGAAATAGTATCGGTGGCTTCTATGCTCTGGTCTTCTTCCTATTAAATGGCTTTTTCCATGAAGCTTTTTGGGTAACTTTAGTAGTTGTTCCAATCTGCACCATGTTAACCATTATGACAAATGTGGCCATGAATAACAAAGCGGGCGTTATTGGCGGTGTAGCGGCCATGTTAATCATTACCCTATCGATTCCGAGCGGAGAGACAATTTTGTACGTATTTGCTCGTGTATCGGAAACTTTCATGGGAGTTTTTGTTGCAATTCTCGTAAATTACGATATTGATCGCATTCGGCTCTTTTTAGAGAAAAAAGAAAAATAATGTTACATTTTATAACATTATCAATTGACGTTTGTCTTTTTTTAGACTATAATAGACAGAAAGAAGGAAATTGTAAATGAAGGAAAAAGAATTTCGCCGAAACATGGCTGTTTTTCCTATTGGCAGTGTTATGAAGTTGACAGATCTATCGGCACGTCAGATTCGTTATTATGAAGATCAAGAGTTGATTAAACCTGATCGAAATGAAGGGAACCGTCGCATGTATTCCTTGAATGACATGGATCGTCTGCTTGAAATCAAAGATTATATCTCAGAAGGTTATAATATCGCTGCCATTAAGAAAAAATATGCTGAACGTGAAGCGAAGTCCAAGAAAGTGGTGAGTCAGACTGAGGTGCGTCGTGCACTTCACAATGAACTTCTCCAACAGGGACGTTTTGCTTCAGTACGATCACCTTTTGGTCGCGGTTAGGCAACCGCAAGTAGTCATAGATTAAGGAGAAAACTCATGCCAATCACAGCTGCAGATATTCGTCGTGAAGTCAAGGAAAAAAATGTTACCTTTATCCGTCTCATGTTCTCAGATATTTTGGGAACGATGAAAAACGTCGAAATTCCTGCTACAGATGAACAATTAGATAAGGTCTTGTCAAATAAGGCTATGTTTGATGGATCTTCTATTGAAGGTTTTGTACGTATCAATGAGTCAGATATGTACTTGTACCCAGACTTGGATACATGGACAGTCTTCCCGTGGGGAGATGAAAATGGAAGTGTTGCAGGTTTAATCTGTGATGTCTATACAACAGAAGGTGAACCATTTGCAGGTGACCCTCGTGGCAATTTGAAACGAGCTCTTCGTCACATGGAAGAAGTAGGATTCAAATCTTTCAACCTTGGACCAGAGCCAGAATTCTTCTTATTTAAACTAGATGAAAATGGTGACCCAACACTTGAAGTAAATGACAAGGGTGGCTACTTTGATTTGGCGCCTACGGACCTTGCGGACAACACACGTCGTGAGATTGTCAATGTCTTGACTAAAATGGGATTTGAAGTAGAAGCGAGTCACCACGAGGTTGCGGTTGGACAGCATGAAATTGACTTCAAGTACGATGAAGTTCTCCGTGCTTGTGATAAGATTCAAATCTTTAAACTTGTTGTTAAAACCATTGCTCGCAAACATGGTCTTTACGCAACCTTTATGGCCAAACCAAAATTTGGTATTGCTGGGTCAGGTATGCACTGTAATATGTCCCTGTTTGATGCAGAAGGAAACAATGCCTTCTTTGATCCAAATGATCCAAAAGGAATGCAGTTGTCAGAAACGGCCTATCATTTCCTTGGCGGTTTGATCAAGCATGCTTACAACTATACTGCCATCATGAATCCAACCGTTAACTCATACAAACGTTTGGTTCCAGGTTATGAAGCGCCTGTTTACATTGCTTGGGCTGGTCGTAACCGTTCGCCACTTGTGCGCGTACCTGCTTCACGTGGCATGGGAACTCGTCTTGAGTTACGTTCAGTGGATCCGATGGCAAACCCATACATCGCTATGGCGGTTCTTTTGGAAGTTGGTTTGCATGGTATTGAAAACAAAATCGAAGCACCAGCTCCTATCGAAGAAAATATCTACATTATGACAGCAGAAGAGCGTAAGGAAGCTGGCATTACAGACCTTCCATCAACCCTTCACAACGCTTTGAAGGCTTTGACTGAAGATGAAGTTGTCAGAGCGGCTCTTGGAGAACATATCTATACTAGTTTCCTTGAAGCCAAACGAATCGAATGGGCAAGTTATGCAACCTTCGTTTCACAATGGGAAATTGATAACTATTTAGATTTATATTAATGGTACAGAAAGGTTGTCCGTTTGGGCAACCTTTTTATGTTGTTCTAAAGACTGGAGTACTTACATTTAGTCTTTTGTAGATTACTAATATTCTTCGAAAATCTCTTCAAACCACGTCAGCGTTATCTGCAACCTCAAAGCTATACTTTGAGCAGCTTGCGGCTAGCTTCCTAGTTTGCTCTTTGATTTTCATTGAGCATAAGTTTATTATAGTAGATTGGAAGATAATGAATTGAGTCTAGGATTGTCCAAAATAATTCCTAACAATGTTTTAGAAGTCGTGTTATACTATTGCGACTTAAATATGATATAGTGTTTTCATATTGCTCATACTCTTCTATTTTCATTGAGTATCAGCTATAAAGATCGATTACAATATGTCTTTTATGCGCTTCAGTTAGATGAGTGTAATAGATGAGAAGTTTTTTTATTTTTTCTTGAATTGAGGTTTTATCGTCTATAGTATGCTGTAATCTACATGAATATAAGGTGTGTTTGTCATAAATTGATTTGATGCATTTGATGTTTTTATATTAAATTTTCTGATATTTCTTTAATAAGGATAATTGCTATTTTTGTAAAAATCAAGCTACTAAAATTTTATAGTTTAGTCCTAATTAGTAAATATACAAATTCATACATAGAGGGTAGTTCCACCTCTTGCATATATATATATATATATATATATATATATGCAAGAGGTGGAACTTATTTTATCCATACAGGAATCAATAGTTTAAAGATTTTTTGTCATGTATTAATCGCTCTTTTTTCAACGAAAATCTTACTATTCTAGGAACTGCTTCGTTATAAAAATACTCTATAGTTGTTAATTATTTATTACAGATATCGTTTTACTATATCAACTTATTGTGATAAACTATATATAGTTATGTCATTTTAAAAATAGAAAGGAAAAATTTATGTTTGGACATAAGAATAATAGGAATGGTGAAAAAGTTTTTCGCTATTCGATTAGAAAGTACCATTTTGGTGCTGCTAGTGTAGCTATAGCTGCCCTCTTGTTTTTTGCAAATGGAGTAGCTAGAGCAGATAGTCTATCTGTATCCCCTGATACAGCAACGACTGAGAAGACCCTAAATGATGAGGGTAGGAGTAGGGCTAAGGAAGAACCCTTGCCAGATAGTCAAGAGCTTGCTGAAAGGAATTTGGAAGAAAAAACTACAAAAGTTGTTGATAAATCAGCCCTTCTTCAAGTGATGGATGAGCTTAAAGATATTGTAGTTAAGGTAAAAGAAAGTAAACTTGCTCCATTGTCTAATCAGCTTCTTCAGCTTACTGATGAAAGCAAACGTTTGCTTTCTGATAAGGATGCTAAATCAGAGGATATTGATCAACATATTCTAAAAATTAGAAAGCTGATAGAAACATTAAAAGAGCAAGAAAGTAGTGCTAGTCAACCTGAGCGGAAAGAAGAGAGTAAGGTGCCTTCTGCTGAAGCGGTAGACGAGACTGCTAATCAGGCTGAAAGTAGCAATGCTAAGGATTCTTTACTAGAAGATAAGAGCACGAATGAGGCTGCTACTGAAGTTCGTAAAGAAGAAACTTCTAGAGATAGCTCAAAACCTACTGTGACAGCTTCCGATAGAAGCTTAAACAAGGTAGATAAGGAAGCTAATAGTCTAGAACTGCCAAACAAAGATAATAAACTGTTGCCGATAGATACGAAAAGTAATCTTGTAGATGAGGCGACAGAGGATGTTCTTGATAAGAAGAAAAAAGGTTA
Above is a genomic segment from Streptococcus mitis containing:
- a CDS encoding glutamyl aminopeptidase; translated protein: MTTLFSKIKEVTELAAISGHEAPVRAYLREKLTPHVDEVVTDGLGGIFGIKHSEAADAPRVLVASHMDEVGFMVSDIKPDGTFRVVEIGGWNPMVVSSQRFKLFTRDGREIPVISGSVPPHLTRGKGGPTMPAIADIVFDGGFADKAEAESFGIRPGDTIVPDSSAILTANEKNIISKAWDNRYGVLMVSELAEALSGQKLGNELYLGSNVQEEVGLRGAHTSTTKFDPEVFLAVDCSPAGDVYGGQGKIGDGTLIRFYDPGHLLLPGMKDFLLTTAEEAGIKYQYYCGKGGTDAGAAHLKNGGVPSTTIGVCARYIHSHQTLYAMDDFLEAQAFLQALVKKLDRSTVDLIKNY
- a CDS encoding enterocin immunity protein, whose translation is MVEPNLESLIKDLYNHARHDLSEDLVAALLETAKKLPSTNEQLLAVRLSGLVNHELLLNPKHPAPELLNLARFIKREEAKYRGTAASALMYGELFKML
- a CDS encoding sodium-dependent phosphate transporter, encoding MSINWQEILFHFLGGLGLFLYSIKTMGDGLQQAAGDRLRFYIDKYTSNPFLGVLVGIVVTALIQSSTGVTVITVGLVSASLLTLRQAIGIIMGANIGTTVTSFIIGFKLGEYALPLIFLGTMFLFFTKNRTANNIGRILFGVGGIFYALNLISAGMSPLKDLPQFKEYMVTLGQNPVLGVFAGAVITVLIQASSATIGILQGLYAGGFLDLKGSLPVLFGDNIGTTLTVIIAAAGANVSAKRVAATHVTFNVLGTVLCLILLGPFTSMIEYFQALLHLSPEMTIAFSHGAFNVSNTIVQFPFIGALAYFVTKLIPGEDEVVKYEPLYLDEHLIKQAPSIALGNAKKELLHLGNYASKAFDLSYNYIIDLNEKVAEKGHKTEEAINTIDEKLTRYLITLSSEALSQKESEVLTNILDSSRDLERIGDHAEALINLTDYLQRKNVEFSEAALQELADIYQKTTGFIKDALDSVENNDIEKAQSLIERHKEINNMERVLRKTHIKRLNKGECSTQAGVNFIDIVSHYTRVSDHAMNLAEKVIAEQI